From Hydractinia symbiolongicarpus strain clone_291-10 chromosome 12, HSymV2.1, whole genome shotgun sequence, one genomic window encodes:
- the LOC130621510 gene encoding uncharacterized protein LOC130621510 isoform X1 — translation MYRNTILSNLLTILQFSTILHTNLACIYLINRKWNPMSLEERTKHANVVLSARILFTTPIPGQNIFHAATFEVMNVLKGWELLKCLHKRKSLSIVSMGSKLVVSAKGFAGRRSCYSYVEVDESYVLLLGHKRETTELVARYDDYFGAAELLYEDTERNILQSLGWEEWSNWSKCNKFCGVGTQRRTRECSIEEPSHGPREQARECNTFDCSDTINILPFILEHRQDENMLSWKLPGEKFANDIEQRLVLKVPTHMLFQDSSPKDLVLHVSFKGPVKEPQYVYSVYNANDHLIFGVKLSPYDINFIQGKRAESTVNLPREHSFQHPFTSDMWYTFAIHLSGDEIKIKIDCGEVYASTLVENIFDNMDIFGQMYLGGGPGVKSKEQVKVEIGQISLVKDPRSLWHQCGKILLVSLVTCYTNAECSTVSFDFLFSDSFPCRSVLHMSSQSKHNRF, via the exons ATGTACCGAAATACAATTTTATCAAATCTACTGACCATACTGCAGTTTTCAACCATACTTCATACCAATCTGGCATGCATTTACTTGATAAATCGAAAATGGAACCCCATGTCTTTAGAGGAACGTACGAAACACGCAAATGTTGTATTATCTGCTAGAATTTTATTCACTACTCCAATACCTGGACAAAATATCTTCCACGCAGCAACTTTTGAAGTGATGAACGTCTTAAAAGGCTGGGAATTATTGAAGTGTTTACATAAGCGTAAAAGTCTGTCCATTGTTAGTATGGGTTCAAAACTCGTTGTATCTGCTAAAGGGTTCGCTGGTAGACGATCCTGTTATTCTTATGTTGAAGTGGACGAATCCTATGTACTGCTTCTTGGACATAAAAGAGAAACTACAGAGCTAGTAGCAAGATATGATGACTATTTTGGCGCTGCTGAACTTCTTTACGAGGATACAGAAAGAAACATACTACAATCTTTAG GCTGGGAGGAATGGAGTAATTGGTCGAAATGTAACAAATTTTGTGGTGTTGGTACACAACGAAGAACAAGAGAATGCAGCATAGAAGAACCTAGTCATGGTCCGCGTGAACAAGCCAGAGAGTGTAATACATTCGATTGCTCAG ACACGATAAACATACTACCTTTCATCTTGGAACATCGACAGGACGAAAACATGTTATCATGGAAACTACCAGGAGAGAAATTTGCAAATGACATAGAGCAGCGTTTGGTATTAAAAGTTCCTACACACATGTTATTTCAAGACAGTTCTCCAAAAGATTTGGTTTTGCATGTTTCATTTAAAGGACCAGTGAAGGAGCCCCAATATGTTTACAGTGTTTATAATGCAAATGATCATCTTATATTTGGCGTAAAACTTTCCCCCTACGATATAAACTTTATCCAGGGTAAAAGGGCAGAATCAACCGTAAACTTGCCACGGGAGCACTCCTTTCAGCATCCTTTCACCAGTGATATGTGGTACACTTTCGCTATACATCTTAGTGGTgacgaaattaaaattaaaatcgaCTGCGGAGAAGTGTACGCCTCTACTttagttgaaaatattttcgacAATATGGATATATTTGGACAAATGTATCTTGGAGGAGGTCCAGGCGTTAAATCGAAAGAACAAGTCAAG GTCGAAATTGGTCAGATATCCTTAGTTAAAGACCCCAGGAGTCTATGGCATCAATGTGGCAAAATATTATTGGTAAGTTTGGTCACGTGCTACACAAATGCAGAGTGTAGCACTGTCTCATTTGactttttattttctgataGTTTTCCATGTCGTTCTGTTCTTCACATGAGCTCACAAAGTAAACACAATAGGTTTTGA
- the LOC130621510 gene encoding uncharacterized protein LOC130621510 isoform X2: MYRNTILSNLLTILQFSTILHTNLACIYLINRKWNPMSLEERTKHANVVLSARILFTTPIPGQNIFHAATFEVMNVLKGWELLKCLHKRKSLSIVSMGSKLVVSAKGFAGRRSCYSYVEVDESYVLLLGHKRETTELVARYDDYFGAAELLYEDTERNILQSLGWEEWSNWSKCNKFCGVGTQRRTRECSIEEPSHGPREQARECNTFDCSDTINILPFILEHRQDENMLSWKLPGEKFANDIEQRLVLKVPTHMLFQDSSPKDLVLHVSFKGPVKEPQYVYSVYNANDHLIFGVKLSPYDINFIQGKRAESTVNLPREHSFQHPFTSDMWYTFAIHLSGDEIKIKIDCGEVYASTLVENIFDNMDIFGQMYLGGGPGVKSKEQVKVEIGQISLVKDPRSLWHQCGKILLDIDEENEEI; the protein is encoded by the exons ATGTACCGAAATACAATTTTATCAAATCTACTGACCATACTGCAGTTTTCAACCATACTTCATACCAATCTGGCATGCATTTACTTGATAAATCGAAAATGGAACCCCATGTCTTTAGAGGAACGTACGAAACACGCAAATGTTGTATTATCTGCTAGAATTTTATTCACTACTCCAATACCTGGACAAAATATCTTCCACGCAGCAACTTTTGAAGTGATGAACGTCTTAAAAGGCTGGGAATTATTGAAGTGTTTACATAAGCGTAAAAGTCTGTCCATTGTTAGTATGGGTTCAAAACTCGTTGTATCTGCTAAAGGGTTCGCTGGTAGACGATCCTGTTATTCTTATGTTGAAGTGGACGAATCCTATGTACTGCTTCTTGGACATAAAAGAGAAACTACAGAGCTAGTAGCAAGATATGATGACTATTTTGGCGCTGCTGAACTTCTTTACGAGGATACAGAAAGAAACATACTACAATCTTTAG GCTGGGAGGAATGGAGTAATTGGTCGAAATGTAACAAATTTTGTGGTGTTGGTACACAACGAAGAACAAGAGAATGCAGCATAGAAGAACCTAGTCATGGTCCGCGTGAACAAGCCAGAGAGTGTAATACATTCGATTGCTCAG ACACGATAAACATACTACCTTTCATCTTGGAACATCGACAGGACGAAAACATGTTATCATGGAAACTACCAGGAGAGAAATTTGCAAATGACATAGAGCAGCGTTTGGTATTAAAAGTTCCTACACACATGTTATTTCAAGACAGTTCTCCAAAAGATTTGGTTTTGCATGTTTCATTTAAAGGACCAGTGAAGGAGCCCCAATATGTTTACAGTGTTTATAATGCAAATGATCATCTTATATTTGGCGTAAAACTTTCCCCCTACGATATAAACTTTATCCAGGGTAAAAGGGCAGAATCAACCGTAAACTTGCCACGGGAGCACTCCTTTCAGCATCCTTTCACCAGTGATATGTGGTACACTTTCGCTATACATCTTAGTGGTgacgaaattaaaattaaaatcgaCTGCGGAGAAGTGTACGCCTCTACTttagttgaaaatattttcgacAATATGGATATATTTGGACAAATGTATCTTGGAGGAGGTCCAGGCGTTAAATCGAAAGAACAAGTCAAG GTCGAAATTGGTCAGATATCCTTAGTTAAAGACCCCAGGAGTCTATGGCATCAATGTGGCAAAATATTATTG gatattgatgaagaaaatgaagaaatatAA